The following coding sequences lie in one Spirochaetota bacterium genomic window:
- a CDS encoding 4Fe-4S dicluster domain-containing protein, with product MAHITIDFERCKGCYFCIEFCPRTIIKKSGEHNKQGYFPAEFDKEQEERCTGCKTCALMCPDTAIEVFK from the coding sequence ATGGCGCACATAACCATAGATTTCGAGAGATGCAAGGGCTGTTATTTCTGCATCGAATTCTGCCCGCGCACCATAATAAAAAAATCCGGCGAACACAACAAGCAGGGCTATTTCCCCGCCGAGTTCGACAAGGAGCAGGAGGAGCGCTGTACCGGCTGCAAGACCTGCGCCCTCATGTGCCCCGACACCGCGATCGAGGTGTTCAAATGA